One Lentibacillus cibarius DNA window includes the following coding sequences:
- the pyrR gene encoding bifunctional pyr operon transcriptional regulator/uracil phosphoribosyltransferase PyrR, which translates to MQKKTVVLDQAAMARALTRIAHEIVEKNKGGEHLVLIGIKTRGTPLTKRLQEKIRQIEGVTVPTGELDITLYRDDLEVVASDNDPELKGTEIDADLTNKKVILIDDVLYTGRTVRAAMDAVMDISRPAQIQLGVLVDRGHRELPIRADYVGKNIPTSLKEVITVNLNEIDEHDEVSIYEK; encoded by the coding sequence TTGCAGAAAAAAACAGTCGTACTCGATCAGGCAGCAATGGCACGGGCACTCACCCGGATTGCTCATGAAATTGTCGAGAAGAACAAAGGTGGTGAACATCTTGTTCTGATTGGCATTAAAACAAGGGGCACTCCATTGACCAAACGTCTGCAGGAGAAAATCAGACAAATTGAAGGCGTAACGGTTCCAACCGGGGAACTGGACATCACTTTGTACCGGGATGACCTGGAGGTAGTTGCTTCAGATAATGACCCGGAATTGAAGGGGACAGAAATTGATGCTGATTTAACAAATAAAAAGGTTATTTTAATCGATGATGTTCTTTATACCGGCAGAACAGTCCGCGCGGCGATGGATGCGGTCATGGACATAAGTCGCCCAGCACAGATTCAACTCGGGGTGCTAGTCGATCGCGGCCACCGTGAACTACCGATTAGAGCTGATTATGTTGGGAAAAATATTCCAACGTCTTTGAAAGAAGTAATTACTGTTAATCTGAATGAAATTGACGAACACGATGAAGTGAGCATTTACGAGAAATGA
- a CDS encoding aspartate carbamoyltransferase catalytic subunit, with amino-acid sequence MQHFLSVRDLSANTIENILKQAEVIGDTREQNKGYFAANLFFEPSTRTKMSFVVAERKLGMDTLDFHTETSSMTKGESLYDTVRTFEAIGADLLVIRHANDNWCSELGGNISVPIINAGAGKGEHPTQCMLDLYTIKQEFGAFQGLNVAIAGDIKHSRVARSHVSALKTMGANVYFVDVPGFRDESLDIPYITMDEACVMCDVLMLLRIQHERHGDVAYNTSSYLEKYGLTIERERKMQNHAIIMHPAPVNRNVEIDTRLVECNRSRIFKQMENGVAVRMGIMDYLLAERSVIV; translated from the coding sequence ATGCAGCATTTTTTGTCGGTACGTGATCTTTCAGCAAATACGATTGAAAACATTCTGAAGCAAGCCGAAGTAATAGGTGATACACGTGAACAAAATAAAGGATACTTTGCAGCTAATCTATTTTTTGAACCGAGCACACGAACGAAAATGAGCTTTGTTGTGGCGGAACGGAAATTAGGCATGGATACACTCGACTTTCATACGGAAACATCGAGTATGACCAAGGGTGAATCGCTCTATGACACGGTGCGAACGTTTGAGGCTATCGGGGCGGATTTGCTGGTCATCCGGCACGCAAACGACAACTGGTGCAGTGAGCTGGGTGGGAATATCTCTGTGCCTATTATCAATGCCGGAGCTGGAAAAGGGGAGCATCCAACGCAATGCATGCTTGATTTGTACACAATTAAACAGGAATTTGGTGCCTTCCAGGGGTTGAATGTTGCGATAGCCGGTGATATCAAGCACAGCAGGGTGGCACGATCCCATGTCAGTGCGCTAAAGACCATGGGTGCCAATGTATATTTTGTTGATGTGCCCGGTTTTAGGGATGAAAGTCTGGATATTCCATATATAACGATGGACGAGGCGTGTGTCATGTGTGATGTGCTGATGCTACTGCGTATCCAGCATGAACGGCACGGGGATGTAGCATACAACACTTCTTCCTATCTGGAAAAATACGGCTTAACGATTGAGCGTGAACGAAAGATGCAGAATCATGCCATCATTATGCACCCGGCACCGGTAAACCGCAATGTTGAAATCGATACAAGACTAGTAGAATGTAACCGTTCAAGAATTTTTAAGCAAATGGAGAATGGTGTGGCTGTACGGATGGGGATTATGGATTACTTATTAGCAGAACGGAGTGTGATTGTATGA
- a CDS encoding solute carrier family 23 protein: MNKQEMVMDVQDAPKLQKWIMLSLQHLFAMFGSTILVPFLTGLSPAVALVSSGIGTLAYLVITKGKIPAYLGSSFAFIAPIIGATAASGPAGAMVGTFLAGLVYGGVALLIGKLGLDWLMRILPPIVVGPVIIVIGLGLASTAIDMSMYVPGLDENVYSGTHFSVALFTLAVTIVASIFFRGFFGLIPILIGIVSGYIFALFQGIVDTAEISQQWTAITSAGSIWGVINALFQTPDFVIPFADYSPLNVLNGEIVLLMVPVALVTIAEHIGDQMVLSKVVGRNFLKKPGLHRSILGDGVATIIASFLGGPPNTTYGENIGVLSITRVFSVFVVGGAAVLAILFGFTGMITATISSIPSAVMGGVSILLFGIIASNGLRMLIDNQVDLSDKRNLVIASVILVIGVGGAFIQLTENLQIAGMALSAIIGVTLNLVLPGKESGYGNGAMFDDSAIDTNGHQDDAA, from the coding sequence ATGAATAAACAGGAAATGGTCATGGATGTACAGGATGCACCGAAACTGCAGAAATGGATTATGTTAAGCTTACAACATTTATTCGCTATGTTCGGATCAACTATCTTAGTCCCATTTCTGACAGGGCTGTCGCCAGCAGTAGCATTGGTATCCAGCGGTATTGGAACACTTGCCTATCTCGTCATTACAAAAGGAAAAATACCTGCATATTTGGGATCTAGTTTTGCTTTTATCGCACCGATCATTGGTGCAACTGCAGCAAGCGGTCCGGCCGGGGCTATGGTCGGCACCTTCCTGGCAGGTTTAGTATACGGCGGAGTTGCCTTATTAATCGGGAAGTTGGGACTGGATTGGCTTATGCGCATCCTGCCGCCGATTGTCGTTGGTCCTGTCATTATTGTTATCGGACTTGGCCTGGCCTCGACTGCAATCGATATGTCCATGTACGTACCGGGACTTGATGAAAATGTATATAGTGGTACACACTTTAGCGTTGCACTTTTCACACTAGCCGTCACAATTGTCGCTTCGATTTTCTTCCGAGGGTTTTTCGGCCTGATCCCGATTCTGATTGGTATCGTATCCGGATATATCTTTGCCCTTTTCCAAGGCATTGTGGACACAGCGGAAATAAGCCAGCAGTGGACAGCAATTACATCAGCCGGATCCATTTGGGGTGTCATTAACGCACTGTTTCAAACACCGGACTTCGTTATCCCATTTGCGGATTACTCCCCATTGAACGTGTTAAACGGAGAAATTGTCCTGCTTATGGTACCGGTAGCACTTGTGACAATCGCAGAACATATTGGAGATCAAATGGTTCTGTCAAAGGTTGTCGGACGAAACTTCCTTAAAAAGCCTGGTCTGCACCGGTCCATCCTTGGAGATGGCGTCGCGACGATAATTGCTTCATTCCTAGGTGGACCTCCGAATACAACGTACGGCGAGAATATTGGGGTCCTGTCCATTACAAGGGTATTCAGTGTGTTTGTTGTCGGTGGTGCGGCGGTATTAGCCATCTTATTCGGATTCACTGGCATGATCACAGCCACTATCAGTTCCATTCCTTCCGCGGTGATGGGTGGTGTGTCCATCCTCCTGTTTGGAATCATCGCATCAAACGGACTTCGGATGCTGATTGATAACCAAGTAGATTTGAGTGATAAGCGGAATCTAGTGATCGCGTCGGTTATTCTCGTGATTGGGGTCGGTGGAGCGTTCATCCAATTAACGGAGAACCTACAAATCGCCGGAATGGCACTTTCCGCCATTATTGGGGTAACACTAAACCTTGTATTGCCGGGTAAAGAAAGCGGTTATGGCAATGGCGCTATGTTCGACGACAGTGCGATTGATACAAACGGACATCAGGACGATGCAGCGTAA